The Zygosaccharomyces rouxii strain CBS732 chromosome G complete sequence genome contains a region encoding:
- a CDS encoding uncharacterized protein (no similarity) yields the protein MSSKENFQYPSAKGSKGGYSSFRRLKTFRKNESLFDASGTNFIRYRGNSNHITSQQSDNYTNTFRVKATLAEHDLVESSDQNDIVRAVLKDAAHGKTSPDMGSDSATIVAEDQVTFGIANNLLDSTSDLGTLDSNYPRVNEASSSYDVEKTNRAMVGSPKISQHGPGAGVSYVPKIYKGVSNNGPIGGKRHKVRFWRNNRRRNKHKKFCVNENHFSEESTSRSNQLPIRKHHFRRWLNEKTDESATVNHIEEARHRAKYVASEAALAAIIRCHARAAIRAGAAATAAYAKVTFEELNPGVSHATMIATINKACEDVAKTSLKSKTENADYLKLLHLLNQHLNFKGNELQIPLKSCDDKGELEKKDEAFETSIRQADEHLYNSQTVTSLKIPPKNSSENKKLLQKSDDHTRQTASSLISENSISEKLILQVDAGAELPLTQLVVPNDSARDDNYSKEYLDELSDPLKSMTVEDEDEDFEGSRFVLFSSAESALDFDDDDSRRKDETELSLIDSAYSYVDSEEGIWPQVASMRRQRLLLQMESLAPRSLLLESLTKDC from the coding sequence ATGTCCTCGAAGGAGAATTTTCAGTATCCATCTGCCAAAGGATCAAAAGGAGGCTACTCAAGCTTTCGGCGGCTCAAAACTTTTCGCAAGAACGAGTCACTCTTTGATGCTTCGGGCACAAACTTCATAAGATACAGAGGCAATAGTAATCATATAACTTCACAGCAATCAGATAACTATACTAATACGTTTAGAGTAAAAGCAACCTTGGCTGAACATGATCTAGTTGAGTCGAGTGATCAAAACGACATTGTTCGGGCAGTGCTCAAAGATGCCGCCCATGGCAAGACATCCCCAGACATGGGAAGTGATTCTGCCACAATTGTTGCTGAAGATCAGGTTACTTTTGGAATTGCCAATAATCTCCTTGATTCAACGAGTGATCTTGGTACATTGGATTCCAACTATCCTAGGGTTAATGAAGCTTCAAGTAGCTATGATGTAGAGAAAACCAATAGAGCTATGGTGGGATCTCCCAAAATTTCTCAACATGGTCCTGGTGCAGGCGTTTCTTACGTTCCGAAGATATATAAAGGAGTGTCTAATAATGGACCCATCGGCGGCAAGCGCCATAAGGTCAGATTTTGGCGCAACAACAGAAGGAGGAACAAGCATAAAAAATTTTGTGTCAATGAAAACCATTTTAGTGAAGAGTCTACTTCTAGATCAAATCAACTTCCGATTAGAAAGCATCATTTTAGGAGATGGCTAAACGAGAAAACTGATGAAAGTGCAACTGTAAATCATATTGAAGAGGCTCGCCATAGAGCAAAATATGTGGCTTCAGAAGCAGCTTTAGCTGCTATCATTCGCTGCCATGCAAGAGCCGCTATAAGGGCGGGAGCTGCCGCTACTGCCGCCTATGCTAAGGTCACTTTCGAAGAGCTAAACCCTGGGGTAAGTCATGCGACTATGATTGCAACTATCAATAAAGCTTGTGAGGATGTAGCTAAaacttctttgaaaagCAAGACTGAAAATGCGGATTATTTGAAACTActtcatcttttaaatCAGCATCTCAATTTCAAAGGGAATGAATTGCAGATACCTTTAAAGAGCTGTGACGACAAAGGTGAGCTGGAAAAGAAGGATGAAGCTTTTGAGACCTCAATAAGACAGGCAGATGAACATCTTTACAATTCTCAGACAGTTACTTCCTTGAAAATACCAccaaaaaattcttcagaaaaCAAGAAGCTCCTTCAAAAATCTGATGATCATACCAGACAAACTGCTTCGTCTTTAATATCTGAAAATTCTATCTCAGAAAAACTAATATTGCAAGTTGATGCCGGAGCAGAATTGCCCCTCACCCAGCTAGTGGTGCCCAACGATAGTGCCAGAGACGATaattattcaaaagagTATTTAGATGAGCTCAGTGATCctttaaaatcaatgacggttgaagatgaagatgaagattttgaaggcTCTAGGtttgttttattttctaGCGCAGAGTCTGCTTTggattttgatgatgatgatagcCGCCGGAAGGATGAGACGGAGCTATCGTTAATTGATAGTGCATATTCTTACGttgattctgaagaaggAATTTGGCCTCAAGTAGCAAGCATGAGACGGCAACGGTTACTTTTACAAATGGAGTCATTGGCACCAAGATCTCTTTTGCTTGAAAGCCTAACCAAAGATTGCTAA
- a CDS encoding uncharacterized protein (no similarity) has protein sequence MITNIHSQSDEQMDNIFVLNNFDQLNTVLLEEADILTVEKIWEIITTSGSLASDKSNGNSRVISQKNATHNSKNSTTGFTPGYVSDFELNAFGEFWQGASGEKSDTLGFSSRCFLELAPVVGGPVMVDLREFMEQVKPDAIEEQKRPLQDINIAGNPIFENSSQIEFSNVPETSKNSRVSEDATELITNATQFLGDNKVSEFQSTNLRGSRHILNTKKLACKQKSRSTVTNLNDGYRKLKGKLKREISTCNKLELEKQDQLLQLQGLKDEYSRLQDKLTGVLAMNNELEKRNQMTDFYKLNFTNQYRKFDSKFDEFEKSTLLLQKERSARRALLREMKACSINMKSLKKRKIKPAGNKELNNLKGWESKYMQFAERCSTVERIIQKGEVNLQKLFYELRNHSKEFHPVKIDETSFFPSTPTDSCMTESSWISKYLVLEKNSLSEDLNTIPPLSSGLCRSVC, from the coding sequence ATGATCACCAATATTCATTCCCAAAGTGACGAACAAATGGACAATATTTTTGTCTTGAATAATTTTGATCAGTTAAATACTGTACTATTAGAAGAGGCAGATATTTTGACAGTCGAGAAAATTTGGGAAATTATTACAACTAGTGGAAGCCTTGCAAGCGACAAATCAAATGGAAACTCAAGGGTTATCTCTCAGAAAAATGCAACCCATaattctaaaaattcaacaacAGGTTTTACACCAGGATACGTTAGTGATTTTGAATTAAATGCATTTGGAGAATTTTGGCAAGGAGCCTCAGGGGAAAAATCTGACACATTAGGATTTTCTTCCAGATGCTTTTTAGAATTAGCACCGGTAGTTGGAGGACCTGTCATGGTTGACCTCCGAGAATTTATGGAGCAAGTAAAACCAGATGCCATAGAGGAACAGAAAAGACCCCTACAGGATATCAATATTGCGGGGAACCCAATATTTGAGAATTCTTCTCAGAtagaattttccaatgtGCCCGAGACCTCGAAGAATTCGAGAGTATCAGAAGACGCTACTGAGTTGATCACTAATGCCACTCAGTTTCTTGGAGACAATAAAGTGTCAGAATTCCAATCTACCAATTTACGGGGGTCCAGGCATATTCTAAATACTAAAAAACTGGCATGCAAGCAGAAATCTAGAAGTACAGTAACCAACCTAAACGATGGGTATAGAAAGTTAAAGGGCAAATTAAAAAGAGAGATTTCAACATGTAACAAGCTTGAACTCGAAAAGCAAGATCAATTGCTTCAACTGCAAGGACTTAAAGATGAATATTCAAGACTTCAAGATAAGTTAACTGGGGTATTGGCCATGAACAACGAACTTGAAAAGAGGAATCAAATGACCGATTTCTACAAGTTGAATTTTACAAATCAATATAGAAAATTCGACTCTAAATTCGACGAGTTTGAAAAAAGCACATTATTACTACAGAAAGAGAGAAGTGCCAGAAGAGCGTTGCTCCGGGAAATGAAGGCCTGTTCAATAAATATGAAAAGCTtaaaaaagagaaagataaAGCCTGCTGGGAACAAAGAGCTGAACAATTTAAAGGGTTGGGAGTCAAAATACATGCAATTTGCAGAACGATGTAGTACTGTTGAAAGAATTATTCAAAAGGGAGAAGTGAATTTACAAAAGCTATTTTATGAATTAAGAAatcattcaaaagaatttcatccagttaaaattgatgaaaccAGCTTTTTTCCTTCCACACCTACTGATTCATGTATGACAGAAAGTTCAtggatttcaaaatatcttgttcttgaaaaaaattcattatcAGAGGACTTGAATACTATTCCTCCACTCTCATCTGGCCTTTGTAGGAGTGTATGTTAG
- the EFB1 gene encoding translation elongation factor 1 subunit beta (highly similar to uniprot|P32471 Saccharomyces cerevisiae YAL003W EFB1 Translation elongation factor 1 beta), translating into MSFTDFSNIESLQKLNSHLADKSYVEGTSASQADVTAYKAFQKAFPDFTRWFNHVASKADEFDSFPASKAAPAAEDDDVDLFGSDEEEDAEAEKIKAQRVAEYEEKKSKKPSKGASKSIVTLDVKPWDDETNMEELIANVLAIKKDGLTWGAHKLVPQGYGISKLQINMVVEDDKVSMDDLQETVEGDEDHVQSTDVAAMQKL; encoded by the exons ATGTCTTTCACCGACTTCTCAAACATCGAGTCTCTACAAAAGTTGAACTCTCACTTGGCTGACAAGTCATACGTCGAAGG TACTTCCGCTTCTCAAGCTGACGTTACCGCTTACAAGGCTTTCCAAAAGGCTTTCCCAGACTTCACCAGATGGTTTAACCACGTCGCTTCCAAGGCTGACGAATTCGACAGCTTCCCAGCTTCTAAGGCTGCCCCAGCTGccgaagatgatgatgtcGATTTGTTCGgttctgatgaagaagaagatgctgaagctgaaaagatcaaggCTCAAAGAGTTGCTGAATAcgaagaaaagaaatctaaGAAACCATCCAAGGGTGCTTCCAAGTCCATTGTTACTTTGGATGTGAAACCATGGGATGACGAAACCAACATGGAGGAATTGATCGCTAACGTTTTGGCTATCAAGAAGGATGGTCTAACATGGGGTGCTCACAAGTTGGTTCCTCAAGGTTACGGTATCAGCAAGTTGCAAATTAACATGGTTGTTGAAGATGACAAGGTCTCCATGGATGACTTGCAAGAAACTGTTGAAGGTGATGAGGATCACGTTCAATCCACTGACGTTGCTGCTATGCAAAAATTGTAA